Proteins encoded together in one Porites lutea chromosome 2, jaPorLute2.1, whole genome shotgun sequence window:
- the LOC140928994 gene encoding uncharacterized protein has protein sequence MGCGNSRGAVVVSQAGANMNAESNNNIHGDEGLKQRGKFDLTAGSHDDENMADLPTSDRFNVKTVANLTAVNSLKEKEFVEKPTDQNSILRDADSELLLSSFSTKNPAMAAVMRDTLSYFEALKKALHSGTLYSPATFNLVKGLFNVYFVDKTLKNRTGLTEFAVALGVPTLANKIIVNCRGENQGLTTWDREKVNELVNGEERSNEQNHKDDKDRDNTDSLKLAQDVISQILAAVLNFSDLNDNFCLACDEAGMVKILIKISQELQDSVSHHVKYMNPETQQLSKYTVRGKMLSRALGILHNLSKRVPTRRSFAACQAIDMLIPLLKAEVTLFSAKSLLVLAYLTDEENNHLIMADEGPIKFLTSLLQRALRKSGHRYVGFSASELAEGLNQIAVNDNNKKTIARSGAIPVLVSMLQKAEDDIERLNACNTLWTLAFDEENRNEINGIESAIAELRKLLTSKNNELKKAAGGALWECEGKKKHAEEKQLSISAPEVTDSKHVMISYQWDVQKSMIQLKTQLQAQGYKVWMDIDEMGGSTLESMARAVENASVVLVCVSQKYKESPNCRSEAEYTYQLHKDIIPLMMDYKYKPDGWLGIIVGTKFWIDFTERHKVDSNVEKLVKELGSRGKIVLGETIQATTLDLLDAKPQRSISSWTHDDVISWLKEKGLENRLDPKAVQRLNGRMLLRLQDLRKESPEFFYSSIKSEFKLTSVFDVVDFVDALANLER, from the exons ATGGGATGTGGAAACTCAAGAGGAGCGGTTGTCGTGTCGCAGGCTGGTGCGAACATGAACGCGGAAAGTAACAACAATATCCACGGTGATGAGGGCTTGAAACAACGCGGAAAATTTGATTTAACTGCTGGATCTCACGACGACGAAAACATGGCGGATTTACCCACATCAGACAGGTTTAACGTTAAAACCGTGGCAAACTTGACTGCTGTAAACAGtctgaaagaaaaggaattTGTAGAGAAACCGACTGATCAGAATTCAATATTGCGTGATGCGGATTCCGAGCTACTTCTGTCTTCATTCAGCACAAAAAATCCAGCGATGGCAGCAGTTATGAGAGACACGTTGAGCTATTTCGAGGCCTTAAAAAAAGCTTTACACAGTGGTACTTTATATTCACCTGCGACATTCAATCTTGTTAAAGGTCTGTTCAATGTGTACTTCGTAGACAAGACCCTGAAAAACAGAACTGGTCTCACTGAGTTTGCTGTGGCTCTAGGGGTTCCCACGCTCGCTAATAAAATAATCGTTAACTGCAGAGGTGAAAACCAAGGATTGACTACATGGGATAGAGAAAAAGTGAACGAGCTAGTGAATGGGGAGGAAAGGAGCAATGAGCAG AATCATAAAGATGACAAAGACCGTGACAACACAGATTCATTGAAGCTGGCTCAAGATGTGATCTCTCAGATTCTGGCagcagttttaaatttttcagaCCTGAATGACAATTTTTGCTTAGCATGTGATGAAGCTGGTATGGTGAAAATTTTGATTAAAATTTCTCAGGAATTGCAAGATTCAGTTTCTCACCATGTTAAATATATG aaTCCTGAAACTCAGCAACTCTCCAAATACACAGTGCGAGGCAAAATGCTTTCCAGAGCCTTGGGAATCCTTCATAATTTATCAAAACGTGTACCAACAAGAAGGAGCTTTGCTGCTTGTCAAGCGATAGACATGCTTATTCCTCTTCTCAAAGCTGAAGTCACACTTTTCAGCGCCAAGAGTCTCCTTGTCTTAGCATACTTGACAGATGAAGAGAATAATCATTTAATAATGGCAGATGAAG GTCCAATTAAATTCCTTACAAGCCTGCTGCAGAGAGCGTTGCGCAAATCAGGACACAGATACGTAGGATTTTCTGCCTCAGAACTTGCTGAAGGACTAAATCAAATCGCAGTAAATGATAACAACAAGAAAACG ATTGCTCGAAGTGGAGCCATCCCTGTTCTTGTCTCAATGTTGCAAAAAGCTGAAGATGATATTGAAAGACTGAATGCGTGCAACACATTGTGGACTTTAGCTTTTGATGAAGAAAACAGAAACGAAATAAATGGAATTGAGTCTGCCATCGCTGAGTTGCGAAAACTTCTAACATCAAAGAATAACGAATTGAAAAAAGCTGCTGGTGGTGCATTGTGGGAATGTGAAGGGAAGAAAAAGCATGCTGAGGAGAAGCAGCTGTCAATCAGCGCACCGGAAGTGACAG acaGCAAACACGTGATGATTAGTTATCAGTGGGACGTCCAAAAATCAATGATTCAGTTGAAAACCCAGCTTCAGGCGCAAGGCTACAAGGTTTGGATGGACATTGATGAGATGGGAGGCTCTACACTGGAGAGTATGGCCAGAGCTGTAGAGAATGCATCAGTCGTGTTGGTTTGTGTATCACAAAAGTACAAAGAGAGTCCCAACTGTAGATCAG AGGCAGAATATACCTATCAGCTTCACAAAGACATCATTCCACTGATGATGGATTATAAATACAAACCCGATGGTTGGCTTGGCATCATAGTGGGGACAAAATTCTGGATTGACTTCACCGAACGGCATAAAGTTGATAGTAATGTGGAAAAACTTGTGAAAGAGCTGGGAAGCAGAGGCAAAATTGTACTCGGGGAAACCATTCAAG CTACGACGTTGGATCTTTTAGACGCCAAGCCCCAGCGATCTATCAGTTCATGGACACACGATGACGTAATAAGTTGGCTGAAGGAAAAGGGATTAGAAAACCG ATTAGATCCAAAAGCTGTACAAAGGTTGAATGGTCGAATGCTACTGCGACTACAAGATCTCAGGAAAGAG AGCCCGGAGTTCTTCTACTCCTCAATTAAGAGCGAGTTCAAACTGACGAGCGTGTTTGATGTGGTGGATTTCGTAGATGCATTGGCAAACTTGGAGAGATGA